A section of the Castanea sativa cultivar Marrone di Chiusa Pesio chromosome 12, ASM4071231v1 genome encodes:
- the LOC142619838 gene encoding scarecrow-like protein 8 — MASGFTGGGAPDFFTGRSTNQAPQPSYYRSNLPGLFLDPSTQIARQPQHLQQQPQQPHMLIGKRTLSDYQAHQFQNQPGFNGFFHRSVKPRTFHHTSPIDYSALPILQQFRPQPISIANRIVTTNNNNNNTNTQALPGVPCVSTTSSSHVSEQKIMNDRLQELEKQLLDDDDDDANEEENDAVSVITNANSEWSETIQNLISPTSQKPPISLSPTSSSSSSSSSSVASPSSTCSKQCIIDAATNISEGKIQVASEILTRLARFSNPKGNSEERLMSYWVSALKSRVNSVENPPPVNELFKKEHVESTQLLYEMSPCFKLGFMAANLAILEATLDEYDTKSGNNSHGNKIHVIDFDIGQGGQYEHLLHALKARQNGKSFIVKITAVVAENSSQERLAMVRKALSQLAEEVGVCFTFNVVMILRLGELTRESLGCEPDESLVVNFAFKLYRMADESVSTDNPRDELLRRVKGLGPRVVILVEQEMNTNTAPFMARVTETCSYYGALFDSFEATIKRDNSERVKIEEGLSRKLGNSVACEGRDRVERCEVFGKWRARMGMAGFEFKPLSQKVSETLKAKLSENRVNPGFTVTDQNGGVCIGWMGRTLTVASAWR, encoded by the coding sequence ATGGCATCGGGGTTCACGGGTGGTGGGGCCCCAGACTTCTTCACCGGCCGATCCACAAACCAAGCTCCACAACCATCTTACTACCGATCCAACCTCCCGGGTCTTTTTCTCGACCCATCAACCCAGATCGCTCGCCAACCGCAACATCTACAACAGCAACCACAACAGCCTCATATGCTAATCGGAAAACGAACTCTCTCCGATTACCAAGCCCACCAGTTTCAGAACCAACCTGGGTTCAATGGCTTTTTCCACCGCTCCGTTAAGCCTCGCACTTTTCACCACACCTCTCCCATAGACTATTCCGCACTTCCAATCTTACAGCAGTTTCGCCCTCAGCCAATTTCCATCGCAAACAGAATTGTCActacaaacaacaacaacaacaacaccaacacCCAAGCCTTGCCTGGCGTTCCGTGTGTCAGTACTACGTCGTCGTCCCATGTGTCGGAGCAGAAGATTATGAATGATCGGCTTCAGGAGCTGGAGAAGCAGTTATtagacgacgacgacgacgatgCCAACGAGGAAGAAAACGACGCCGTTTCGGTGATCACCAACGCTAACAGCGAGTGGTCCGAGACGATTCAGAACCTGATTAGCCCGACGAGTCAGAAGCCACCAATCTCGCTCTCGCCAACTTcgtcttcttcctcctcgtcttCATCGTCCGTCGCTTCCCCGAGTTCGACTTGCTCGAAACAGTGTATAATCGACGCTGCGACGAACATTTCAGAGGGCAAAATCCAGGTCGCGTCGGAGATCCTCACGCGCTTGGCTCGGTTCTCGAATCCCAAAGGGAATTCGGAGGAGAGGTTGATGAGTTACTGGGTGTCCGCTTTGAAATCCCGAGTTAACTCGGTCGAAAACCCACCTCCCGTGAACGAGCTTTTCAAAAAAGAACACGTCGAGTCGACTCAGTTGCTGTACGAGATGTCGCCGTGTTTCAAGCTTGGGTTCATGGCTGCCAACCTCGCAATTCTCGAAGCTACATTAGATGAGTACGATACTAAATCTGGCAATAACAGCCACGGTAACAAAATTCATGTAATTGACTTTGATATTGGGCAAGGTGGTCAGTATGAACATCTTCTCCACGCGCTCAAGGCGCGTCAGAACGGGAAGTCCTTCATTGTAAAGATCACAGCTGTAGTAGCAGAAAATAGCTCCCAAGAGAGGCTAGCGATGGTTAGGAAGGCGCTGAGTCAACTCGCGGAGGAAGTTGGGGTTTGTTTCACATTCAACGTAGTAATGATTCTCAGACTCGGCGAGTTGACTCGCGAGTCGCTGGGTTGCGAACCGGACGAGTCGCTTGTGGTGAATTTCGCTTTCAAGTTGTACAGAATGGCTGACGAGAGCGTTTCGACGGACAATCCTCGCGACGAGTTGCTGAGGCGCGTGAAGGGGCTGGGGCCGCGCGTGGTGATTTTGGTAGAGCAGGAGATGAACACAAATACGGCGCCGTTTATGGCGCGGGTGACGGAGACTTGCTCGTATTACGGCGCCCTGTTCGACTCGTTCGAAGCAACGATAAAAAGGGATAACTCGGAGCGAGTTAAGATCGAGGAGGGACTGAGTCGGAAGTTAGGGAACTCGGTTGCTTGTGAAGGGAGGGATCGGGTGGAAAGATGCGAGGTTTTTGGGAAGTGGCGGGCCCGGATGGGAATGGCTGGGTTCGAGTTCAAACCACTGAGTCAAAAGGTGTCCGAAACTTTAAAAGCTAAACTCAGTGAGAACCGAGTGAACCCGGGTTTCACTGTTACAGATCAAAACGGTGGCGTTTGTATTGGTTGGATGGGCCGGACCCTCACAGTCGCATCTGCTTGGCGTTAA